A window of Tatumella citrea genomic DNA:
GAGTGGCATGGACATAGGCGTCATTCTCGGCAAAATCATTTTTCGCCGCCGGTACCGGTGTTGCAGGTTTCGCCGCAGCCGGAGCCGCTGGTTTTTCTGCAGCAGGCGCAGGCGCTGCAGCAGGTGCCACGGTCTGAGCAGGTGCTGCTGCACCCGCCACTTCAAACACCATGATCAGTGAGCCGGTGCTGACTTTATCTCCGGTCGCAATCCTGATCTCTTTGACTGTCCCGGCAAACGGCGCCGGAACTTCCATCGAGGCCTTGTCGCCTTCAACAGTGATCAGTGATTGCTCTGCTGCAATTTTGTCGCCCACTTTGACCATCACTTCGGTGACTTCTACTTCATCACCGCCGATATCTGGTACCTGGACTTCTTTAGCCTGAGCAGCGGCAGGTGCCGATGCCGATGCCTGGGAAGCCGGAGCTTCAGGCGCAGCTGCTGCACCAGCTTCAGCAGTTTCGAAAATCATAATCAGCGAACCGGTACTGACTTTGTCACCGGTCGCCACTTTGATCTCTTTCACTTTACCCGCGAATGGTGCAGGGACTTCCATCGAGGCTTTATCGCCCTCAACGGTGATCAGAGACTGCTCAGCTTCAACGGTATCCCCCGCCTTCACCAGAATCTCAGTAATTTCTACTTCATCGCCGCCAATGTCAGGCACATTCACTTCACGCACTGCACTGCTGGCAGCAGGGGCCGCCGCAGGTGCAGCTGCCTTAGGTGCTTCCGCTTTGCTTTCTACAGCCGCATCAGCAGATTCAAACACCATAATCAGTGAGCCAGTTTCAACTTTGTCACCAACTGCGACTTTAATTTCTTTGATCACACCCGCCTGAGGTGAAGGCACCTCCATAGATGCCTTATCACCTTCTACGGTGATCAGTGACTGCTCGGTCTCTACCTTGTCACCCACTTTGACCAGAATTTCGGTCACTTCAACTTCATCGGAACCGATATCCGGAACTTTGATTTCAATAGACATCAATCATTACCTCTTAGGCCAGACGCGGGTTGACTTTATCCGCATGGATATCAAATTTGCGGATAGCTTCAGCCACCACATTTTTATCAATCTCACCGCGTTTCGCCAGTTCACCCAGTGCAGCCACCACCACATAAGAAGCATCAACTTCGAAATGATGACGCAGATTCTCACGGCTGTCAGAGCGACCGAAACCATCGGTACCCAGCACGCGGTAATCACTGGCAGGAATATAGTTACGTACCTGCTCGGCAAACAGTTTCATGTAGTCAGTTGACGCTACGGCCGGTGCTTCATTCATCACCTGAGCAATGTAAGGTACACGAGGCTCTTCGGTCGGATGCAGCATATTCCAACGCTCACAGTCCTGCCCGTCACGGGCCAGTTCAGTAAACGATGTCACACTGTAGACATCAGAACCAACGCCGTAATCTTTGGCCAGAATTTCTGCGGCTTCACGTACATGGCGTAAAATAGATCCTGAGCCCAGTAACTGTACTTTGCCCTTGCTGCCTGCAACGCTGTCGAGTTTGTAGATACCTTTACGGATACCCTCTTCGACACCCTCTGGCATCGCTGGCATATGGTAGTTTTCGTTCAGGGTTGTAATGTAATAATAAACATTTTCCTGAGACTCACCATACATCCGCTCCAGACCGTCGTGCATGATCACTGCAACTTCATAGGCATAGGCTGGATCGTAAGAGATACAGTTAGGGATAGTCAGAGACTGAATATGGCTGTGACCATCTTCGTGTTGCAGGCCTTCACCGTTCAGCGTTGTACGTCCTGAGGTTCCGCCCACCAGGAAGCCACGCGCCTGCTGATCACCTGCCGCCCAACACAAATCACCAATACGCTGGAAACCGAACATTGAATAGTAAATGTAGAACGGGATCATCGGCAGATTGTTAGTACTGTACGAAGTGGCCGCAGCCAGCCAGGAAGCCCCGGCACCCAGTTCGTTGATCCCTTCCTGAAGGATCTGACCTTTTTCGTCTTCTTTATAGTAAGCAACCTGCTCACGGTCCTGAGGGGTATATTGCTGACCATTAGGACTGTAAATACCGATCTGACGGAACAAGCCTTCCATACCAAAGGTACGGGCTTCATCAGCAAGGATCGGTACCAGACGATCTTTGATTGAAGCATTTTTCAGCATAACGTTCAGGGCACGGACGAAAGCAATGGTGGTTGAGATCTCTTTATTCTGCTCTTCCAGCAGAGATTTGAACTCATCCAGCGCAGGAATTTCCAGTTTTTCGCTGAATTTTTCCTGACGGCTTGGCAGATAGCCACCCAGTTTTTCACGCTGGCCATGCAGGTAGTTATACTCTTCTGAGCCTTTCTCAAAGGTCACATAAGGCAGTTTTTCAATCTGATCATCGCTGACCGGCACATTAAAACGATCACGGATATAGCGCACGCCATCCATGTTCATTTTCTTCACCTGGTGAGCAATGTTTTTGCCTTCTGCAGTTTCACCCATGCCGTAACCTTTAATGGTGTGGGCAAGGATCACTACTGGCTTACCTTTAGTTTCCTGCGCTTTTTTCAGAGCAGCATAAACTTTCTTCGGATCGTGACCACCGCGGTTCAGAGACCAGATTTCATCATCGGTCATATCTTTGACCAATGCAGCGGTTTCCGGATATTTACCAAAGAAGTGCTCACGAACATAAGCACCATTCCTGGATTTAAAGGTCTGGTAATCACCATCAACGGTTTCATTCATCAGCTGGATCAGCTTACCGCTGGTATCTTTACGCAGCAGCTCATCCCAACGGCCACCCCAGATAACCTTGATCACTTCCCAGCCGGCACCTGCGAAGATACCTTCCAGCTCGTTGATAATTTTACCGTTACCTGTTACCGGGCCATCAAGACGCTGCAGGTTACAGTTAATGATAAACACCAGGTTATCCAGTTTTTCACGGGTTGCGATGGTGATAGCGCCTTTTGATTCCGGCTCATCCATCTCACCGTCACCCAGGAAGGCATAAACGGTTTGCGCTGAAGTTTTCTTCAGTTCACGGTGTTCCAGATATTTCAGGAACTTCGCCTGATAAATCGCAGCCAACGGCCCCAGCCCCATAGATACAGTCGGGAACTGCCAGAAATCCGGCATCAGTTTTGGATGCGGGTAGGACGATAAACCTTTACTGTGAACTTCCTGACGGAAGTTATTCATCTGATCTTCGGTCAGACGGCCTTCAAGGAAAGCACGGGAGTATATACCGGGAGAGATATGACCCTGGAAGTAAACCAGATCGCCACCGTCCTGCTCGGTACGGGCGCGGAAGAAGTGGTTAAAGCACACTTCGTAGATGGTCGCTGATGACTGGAAGGACGACATATGCCCACCCAGCTCCAAATCTTTTTTGGAGGCATGCAGTACTGCCATAATAGCATTCCAGCGAATGGCTGAACGAATGCGTCGTTCCAGTGACTGATTCCCCGGGTATTCCGGTTCGTCTTCAACGGCAATAGTATTGATATAGTTGTGTACCGTAGCACCGGCCGCAACATTAACACCACCTTTGCGTGCAGCGTCCAGTACCTGATCAATTAAGTACTGAGCACGTTCAACACCTTCTTCACGGATGACCGATTCGAGCGCCTGTAGCCAGTCGCGGGTTTCAATCGGATCCACGTCATTAGGTAAACGTTCTGACATGGGGCTATTCCTTATCTGTGTCTATTTCGTTGAGTTTTCATAAGAATATCTGACCGGCAAATTTCAGGGTACAAAACCGCAGATAAACCTATATTTTATTGCACACCGAATGTGCTTAATCCTTGCGTTGCTGAAGACGCCTTAAAGAACGTTCCCGCCGGCTTTGTTCCCGACTTCTGTCCAGCAATATCTCCTCAATAAACGCCAGGTGTGAGTTTGATTCTTCACGGGCTTTTTCCGGCTCACGTGCAATAATCGCCTCAAAAATTCTGGCGCGGTGTCCGCTCACTTTCGCTAACATATCGCGACTTAAGTAAAGTATTTCAAAATTTTCCCGGACATTTTGCTCAAGTAACGGTCCCATTGCACGAACCAAATGCAGTAACACAGCATTATGGGCGGCTTCGGTAACGGTTATTTGATATTTAATGACGGCACTGGCTTCAGCAGTAAGGTTGCCACTGTCCTGGGCCAGCCGAATCCGCAGATAATATTCCTGAATTCGCTGCAAGTCTTCCTCGGTTCCCCGCAGAGCAGCATAATACGCGGCTATACCTTCCAGCGCATGCCGTGTTTCCAGAAAATCAAAACGGGATTCCGAAGAGTTGGCCAGCAACCCGACCAGTGGATCGCTGACACTTTGCCACAACTCGTTTTGCACGAAGGTTCCTCCTCCCTGGCGCCGTGATAATAATCCTCTGGCTTCCAGACGTTGAATAGCTTCGCGCACTGAAGGGCGTGACACTTCAAACTGGCGTGCAAGCTCACGTTCCGGAGGAAGTCGCTCCCCGGGGCACAGTGAACCTTCCATAATAAGTGTCGCCAACTGCTGCTCAATGGCATCAGAGAGCTTGGGTTGTCGGATTTTGCTATATGCCATCGCGGAGTATTCGTTATTTTCCTGTCCATGAACCGGATAATTGGTATGACCAATTCGCAAAATACGGCCGTAAAGTAACAAACTATTTACCAGGTGTCTATAATCCGCGATCGCGTTTTCAGAAGGATCAAATGCCGTTATTCACTGTTTTCGCCCTGCGATTCAGACGAGTGTGCGGCAACTGTTCAGATAACCCTCAACAGGCCTGTGGATATTTTTGTTTGAAAACAATCAGCTCGCGGCAATTCTATTTTCGGCCACGCTGTCGCTGTCCGGCAGTTGTATATCATATTTTCCGCACTAAACAACAAAAGTCTGGTGCAATACAGGCAACTTATCACTATTCTGATGCGCGGACTGATTTGGTGC
This region includes:
- the aceF gene encoding pyruvate dehydrogenase complex dihydrolipoyllysine-residue acetyltransferase — translated: MSIEIKVPDIGSDEVEVTEILVKVGDKVETEQSLITVEGDKASMEVPSPQAGVIKEIKVAVGDKVETGSLIMVFESADAAVESKAEAPKAAAPAAAPAASSAVREVNVPDIGGDEVEITEILVKAGDTVEAEQSLITVEGDKASMEVPAPFAGKVKEIKVATGDKVSTGSLIMIFETAEAGAAAAPEAPASQASASAPAAAQAKEVQVPDIGGDEVEVTEVMVKVGDKIAAEQSLITVEGDKASMEVPAPFAGTVKEIRIATGDKVSTGSLIMVFEVAGAAAPAQTVAPAAAPAPAAEKPAAPAAAKPATPVPAAKNDFAENDAYVHATPVIRRLAREFGVNLAKVKGTGRKNRILREDVQAYVKDAVKRAEAPAAAAGISGMLPWPKVDFSKFGEIEEVELGRIQKLSGANLSRNWMMIPHVTHFDETDITELEAFRKQQNVEAEKQKLDVKITPVVFIMKAVAKALEAYPRFNSSISEDAQRLTLKKYINIGVAVDTPNGLVVPVFRDVNKKGITELSRELMEVSKKARGGKLTSGDMQGGCFTISSLGGLGTTSFTPIVNAPEVAILGVSKSAMKPVWNGKEFTPRLMLPLSLSFDHRVIDGADGARFITYINQVLSDIRRLVM
- the aceE gene encoding pyruvate dehydrogenase (acetyl-transferring), homodimeric type — its product is MSERLPNDVDPIETRDWLQALESVIREEGVERAQYLIDQVLDAARKGGVNVAAGATVHNYINTIAVEDEPEYPGNQSLERRIRSAIRWNAIMAVLHASKKDLELGGHMSSFQSSATIYEVCFNHFFRARTEQDGGDLVYFQGHISPGIYSRAFLEGRLTEDQMNNFRQEVHSKGLSSYPHPKLMPDFWQFPTVSMGLGPLAAIYQAKFLKYLEHRELKKTSAQTVYAFLGDGEMDEPESKGAITIATREKLDNLVFIINCNLQRLDGPVTGNGKIINELEGIFAGAGWEVIKVIWGGRWDELLRKDTSGKLIQLMNETVDGDYQTFKSRNGAYVREHFFGKYPETAALVKDMTDDEIWSLNRGGHDPKKVYAALKKAQETKGKPVVILAHTIKGYGMGETAEGKNIAHQVKKMNMDGVRYIRDRFNVPVSDDQIEKLPYVTFEKGSEEYNYLHGQREKLGGYLPSRQEKFSEKLEIPALDEFKSLLEEQNKEISTTIAFVRALNVMLKNASIKDRLVPILADEARTFGMEGLFRQIGIYSPNGQQYTPQDREQVAYYKEDEKGQILQEGINELGAGASWLAAATSYSTNNLPMIPFYIYYSMFGFQRIGDLCWAAGDQQARGFLVGGTSGRTTLNGEGLQHEDGHSHIQSLTIPNCISYDPAYAYEVAVIMHDGLERMYGESQENVYYYITTLNENYHMPAMPEGVEEGIRKGIYKLDSVAGSKGKVQLLGSGSILRHVREAAEILAKDYGVGSDVYSVTSFTELARDGQDCERWNMLHPTEEPRVPYIAQVMNEAPAVASTDYMKLFAEQVRNYIPASDYRVLGTDGFGRSDSRENLRHHFEVDASYVVVAALGELAKRGEIDKNVVAEAIRKFDIHADKVNPRLA
- the pdhR gene encoding pyruvate dehydrogenase complex transcriptional repressor PdhR produces the protein MAYSKIRQPKLSDAIEQQLATLIMEGSLCPGERLPPERELARQFEVSRPSVREAIQRLEARGLLSRRQGGGTFVQNELWQSVSDPLVGLLANSSESRFDFLETRHALEGIAAYYAALRGTEEDLQRIQEYYLRIRLAQDSGNLTAEASAVIKYQITVTEAAHNAVLLHLVRAMGPLLEQNVRENFEILYLSRDMLAKVSGHRARIFEAIIAREPEKAREESNSHLAFIEEILLDRSREQSRRERSLRRLQQRKD